The Chiloscyllium plagiosum isolate BGI_BamShark_2017 chromosome 40, ASM401019v2, whole genome shotgun sequence genome has a segment encoding these proteins:
- the lingo1a gene encoding leucine-rich repeat and immunoglobulin-like domain-containing nogo receptor-interacting protein 1, with protein MLVGEVSMSSSGVVCWQSVLLLILGAALSGHTSGCPARCDCSAQERSVVCHRKRFITVPEGIPTETRLLDLSKNRIKTINQDEFVAYPLLEELELNENIISTVEPGAFSNLPNLRSLGLRSNRLKLIPLGVFTGLNNLTRLDISENKIVILLDYMFQDLSNLRSLEVGDNDLVYISHRAFSGLHSLEQLSLEKCNLTTIPTEALSHLHSLVVLRLRFLNINVIPNYSFKRLYRLKVLEISDWVYLDTMAPNCLYGLNLTSLTVTSCNLTAVPYVAIRHLVYLRLLNLSFNPIGTVHGHMLQELLRLQELHLAGSRLHTVEPYAFRGLSQLRLLNVSGNELVTLEEAAFHSVGNLETLIVDRNPLACDCRLLWMFRRRWRLNFNRQQPVCASPEMVHGKEFKDFPDVLLPSYFSCRRARIRDKAPQTVHVDEGHTVHFSCSADGDPTPVILWVSPRKQHISRKTNGRLTVFPDGTLEVRYAQLQDNGSYQCIAMNAGGNDSTTATLHVRGYSPDWGQQGNKTFAFITNQPNDSNANSSRTSVPFPFDIKTLIIATTMGFISFLGVVLFCLVLLFLWSRGKGNTKHNIEIEYVPRKSDAGIGTTDAPRKFNMKMI; from the coding sequence ATGCTGGTTGGGGAGGTGAGTATGTCCAGCAGTGGTGTGGTCTGCTGGCAGTCCGTCCTGCTGCTCATCCTCGGGGCTGCGTTATCGGGCCATACTTCAGGATGTCCGGCTCGCTGTGACTGCTCAGCGCAGGAGAGGTCGGTGGTCTGTCACCGGAAACGCTTCATCACCGTTCCCGAGGGAATTCCCACCGAAACCCGGCTGCTGGACCTCAGCAAGAACCGCATCAAGACCATCAACCAGGACGAGTTTGTGGCGTACCCGCTGCTGGAGGAGCTGGAGCTGAACGAGAACATCATCTCCACGGTGGAACCTGGCGCTTTCAGTAACCTCCCCAACCTGAGGTCCCTGGGCTTGAGGAGTAACCGCCTGAAGCTGATCCCTCTCGGGGTTTTCACTGGCCTCAATAATCTGACCCGGCTGGACATTAGCGAGAACAAGATTGTCATCCTGTTGGACTACATGTTCCAGGACTTGTCCAACCTCAGGTCCCTGGAGGTGGGTGACAATGACCTGGTCTATATCTCCCACCGGGCGTTCAGTGGGCTGCACAGCCTGGAGCAGCTCTCTTTGGAGAAATGTAACCTGACCACCATCCCGACCGAAGCCCTGTCCCACCTGCACAGCCTGGTGGTGCTCAGGCTGCGCTTCCTCAACATCAACGTGATCCCGAACTACTCCTTTAAGCGGCTGTACCGgctgaaggtgctggagatctcGGACTGGGTGTACCTGGACACCATGGCCCCCAACTGCCTGTACGGCTTGAACCTGACCTCGCTGACGGTGACCAGCTGCAATCTGACCGCGGTGCCGTACGTGGCGATCCGGCACCTGGTCTACCTGAGGTTGCTGAACCTGTCCTTTAACCCGATCGGCACCGTGCACGGCCACATGCTGCAGGAGCTGCTGAGGCTGCAGGAGCTGCACTTGGCCGGCTCCCGCCTGCACACCGTCGAACCGTACGCGTTCCGGGGTCTCAGCCAGCTGCGGCTCCTCAATGTGTCCGGGAACGAGCTGGTCACCCTGGAGGAGGCAGCCTTCCACTCGGTGGGTAACCTGGAGACCCTGATCGTGGACAGGAACCCACTGGCGTGTGACTGCCGCTTGCTGTGGATGTTCCGGCGTCGCTGGCGCCTGAACTTTAACCGGCAGCAGCCTGTGTGTGCCAGCCCGGAGATGGTCCACGGCAAGGAGTTCAAGGATTTCCCCGACGTGCTGCTGCCCAGCTACTTCAGCTGCAGGCGGGCACGCATCCGGGACAAGGCGCCGCAGACCGTGCATGTGGATGAGGGCCACACGGTGCACTTCAGCTGCAGCGCGGACGGGGACCCCACCCCGGTCATCCTCTGGGTCTCTCCCAGGAAGCAGCACATCTCCAGGAAGACCAACGGCCGCCTCACCGTCTTCCCGGACGGCACCCTGGAAGTGCGCTATGCCCAGCTCCAGGATAACGGCAGCTACCAGTGCATCGCCATGAACGCGGGGGGTAACGACAGCACCACAGCTACCCTCCATGTCCGAGGCTACTCCCCAGACTGGGGACAGCAGGGCAACAAAACCTTCGCGTTCATCACCAACCAACCCAACGACAGCAACGCCAACAGCAGCCGCACCTCTGTGCCTTTCCCGTTTGATATCAAAACCCTCATCATCGCCACCACCATGGGGTTCATCTCCTTCCTGGGGGTTGTACTCTTCTGTCTCGTCCTTCTGTTTCTCTGGAGCCGGGGCAAAGGCAACACCAAACACAACATTGAGATCGAATACGTGCCTCGGAAATCGGACGCGGGGATCGGAACCACGGACGCCCCTCGCAAATTCAACATGAAAATGATCTAA